One Salinicoccus roseus genomic region harbors:
- a CDS encoding redoxin domain-containing protein — protein MSRMRHVILIIILLGVIGFTLYEALSDSIGVSGNLESDPETGLEIGAKAPDFTLETLEGEEITLSEVGKPVMLNFWASWCPPCKAEMPHMVNFYESRSDDVEIIAVNMMHQESSVEDTKAFHDDYQLNFPVPLDEDGTVTGMYQVKSIPTSYFVNAEGYIESKYIGPMTERSINSAFDKIN, from the coding sequence ATGAGTAGGATGCGCCATGTCATCCTCATCATCATATTACTTGGAGTGATTGGGTTTACACTCTATGAAGCTTTATCGGACAGTATAGGGGTGAGCGGGAATCTTGAGTCAGATCCGGAGACTGGTCTTGAAATCGGGGCGAAGGCACCTGACTTCACCCTCGAAACACTTGAGGGGGAAGAGATTACGCTGAGTGAGGTGGGAAAGCCTGTCATGTTGAATTTTTGGGCTTCCTGGTGTCCACCATGCAAAGCTGAAATGCCTCATATGGTCAATTTTTATGAATCCCGCAGTGATGATGTGGAAATCATTGCAGTAAATATGATGCATCAGGAAAGCAGCGTGGAAGACACGAAAGCATTCCATGATGACTATCAATTGAATTTCCCTGTACCACTTGATGAGGACGGAACTGTGACAGGCATGTACCAGGTGAAGAGCATACCAACCTCGTACTTCGTCAATGCAGAGGGATACATCGAGTCCAAATACATCGGCCCGATGACAGAACGGTCAATCAACTCAGCTTTCGATAAGATAAACTAA
- a CDS encoding SDR family NAD(P)-dependent oxidoreductase, translating to MAKVIWITGASSGFGMAVALQLLKQRKHVVCVSARRAHLLEMLVRKGAHAYPLDITETADIGKVQEAIEADHGPIDAVLVNAGFGVYGPIEEVPEEAVRRQFEVNVFGAVETVRSVLPSMRREKRGRIVLTSSSAAHVSSAGMGYYAATKHSIKAIGTALRQEVGELGIDVVMVEPGVVKTAFGQVALEENYMAPKVPDYQNQMDDLKTFMLKAFERAPEVDHTRDIMIKALIEEHVKPVYRTTRGSLALGFMSRLIPARMYDAIVKQAIGRLH from the coding sequence ATGGCTAAAGTGATTTGGATTACAGGAGCTTCAAGCGGTTTTGGCATGGCAGTAGCTTTACAACTGTTGAAGCAAAGAAAACACGTCGTTTGCGTAAGTGCCAGGCGTGCTCACCTCTTGGAGATGCTTGTCAGAAAGGGTGCACACGCCTACCCGCTTGACATCACTGAGACAGCTGACATAGGAAAGGTACAGGAGGCTATCGAAGCGGATCATGGCCCAATTGATGCAGTACTGGTGAATGCCGGCTTCGGAGTGTATGGACCTATTGAAGAAGTGCCTGAAGAAGCAGTCAGGCGCCAGTTTGAAGTCAATGTATTTGGAGCTGTGGAAACGGTCCGTTCAGTCCTGCCATCAATGCGTCGGGAGAAGAGAGGACGCATCGTGCTGACCAGTTCCTCAGCTGCGCATGTTTCAAGTGCAGGAATGGGCTACTACGCTGCTACAAAGCACAGTATCAAAGCTATAGGGACGGCATTGAGACAGGAAGTCGGGGAATTGGGGATTGATGTAGTCATGGTCGAGCCTGGGGTTGTGAAAACCGCTTTTGGGCAAGTGGCGCTTGAAGAAAACTATATGGCACCGAAAGTTCCTGACTATCAGAACCAGATGGATGATCTGAAGACTTTTATGCTGAAAGCCTTCGAACGGGCACCGGAAGTCGACCATACCCGGGATATTATGATAAAAGCTCTGATTGAAGAGCATGTAAAACCAGTCTATCGGACTACTCGGGGATCGCTTGCTTTAGGTTTCATGAGCAGGTTGATTCCTGCAAGGATGTATGATGCCATCGTGAAGCAGGCAATCGGCAGGCTGCATTAG
- a CDS encoding MerR family transcriptional regulator, with protein sequence MKEMNQAIYYTTAQVKDKVELSDQNVRKYVRLLEDRKYEVAKDEHNRRLFSQGDVEVLKAFIKLAKQPGYTLETAADEIIEEVPSIVTETSQNVPANVTNSDINQMLGVVMDKLEAMQQENRELKNNVHRLVEKLDEYGKYSQTLSLQYKDEDKNEEWNHSAGSGDAEVYEDVQYEETSLTDDGEKEDAGERMIYTSDIGDQEKSSASNVDMSNYDAAEDDSEREETGSAAQSNRQDEEEKGGYFSKLFSMFKK encoded by the coding sequence ATGAAGGAAATGAATCAGGCGATATACTATACTACTGCTCAAGTAAAAGATAAAGTGGAACTGTCAGATCAGAACGTTCGAAAGTACGTTAGGCTGCTTGAAGACAGGAAGTACGAAGTTGCTAAAGATGAACATAATAGAAGACTGTTTTCACAAGGGGATGTAGAGGTCCTGAAAGCTTTCATCAAACTTGCAAAACAGCCAGGTTATACATTGGAGACAGCGGCAGACGAAATCATCGAAGAGGTACCGAGCATTGTTACGGAAACTTCCCAGAATGTTCCTGCCAACGTTACCAATAGCGATATCAATCAAATGCTTGGAGTTGTCATGGATAAACTGGAAGCGATGCAGCAGGAAAACAGGGAGCTCAAGAACAATGTACATAGGCTGGTTGAAAAGCTTGATGAGTACGGAAAATACTCTCAAACACTGTCACTTCAGTATAAAGATGAAGATAAGAATGAAGAATGGAATCACTCTGCTGGATCAGGGGATGCGGAAGTATATGAAGACGTACAGTATGAGGAAACGTCTCTGACAGATGATGGAGAAAAAGAAGATGCTGGCGAAAGAATGATCTATACAAGCGATATCGGGGACCAGGAGAAAAGTAGTGCCTCAAACGTGGATATGAGCAATTATGATGCTGCGGAAGATGATTCCGAAAGAGAAGAAACTGGTAGTGCCGCCCAGTCGAATAGACAGGACGAAGAAGAAAAAGGTGGTTACTTCAGCAAGTTGTTCAGCATGTTCAAAAAATAG
- a CDS encoding aminotransferase class I/II-fold pyridoxal phosphate-dependent enzyme: protein MDTKLAQIGMTADSTGATTSPIYTATAYEHEGLGMSTGYDYTRTANPTRSHFEEAFAELEGGARTFATSSGMAAIQLVCNLFKPGDEVLVSFELYGGTFRIFEFYEAQYDIRFKYVDFDDLEDVKKNLNSSTKAFFIEPITNPSMIEVSLEEVYELAREYGIMTIIDNTFLTPYYYTPISDGADIVLHSATKYIGGHNDVLAGVVTVKDESLGDTLSIHHNMIGATLSPFDGYLLLRGLKTLHLRMDRATENAKQLSEYFTGHEAIDEVLYPGRTGMLSLRLNKQYDVGTLLENIEVCTFAESLGGTETFITFPFTQTHADMPDEERIKRGIDDHLIRLSIGIEDIKDIRDDLTQALAKSKREV, encoded by the coding sequence ATGGACACTAAACTCGCACAGATAGGAATGACGGCGGATAGTACCGGGGCGACAACAAGTCCGATCTATACAGCTACCGCCTATGAACACGAAGGGCTGGGCATGTCGACCGGCTACGATTATACAAGGACGGCAAATCCCACACGCTCACATTTTGAAGAAGCGTTTGCAGAACTGGAGGGCGGTGCCCGTACTTTTGCCACTTCCAGTGGTATGGCTGCAATCCAGCTTGTCTGCAACCTATTCAAGCCAGGGGATGAGGTGCTTGTAAGCTTTGAACTCTATGGTGGTACCTTCAGAATATTTGAGTTCTACGAAGCGCAGTACGATATAAGGTTCAAATATGTGGATTTCGATGACTTGGAAGATGTGAAAAAAAATCTCAACAGTTCAACAAAGGCATTCTTCATCGAACCGATCACAAATCCTTCAATGATAGAAGTGTCCCTCGAGGAAGTCTACGAATTGGCCCGCGAATACGGAATAATGACCATAATTGACAATACATTCCTCACTCCATACTATTATACGCCTATATCAGATGGGGCAGATATCGTTCTTCATTCAGCGACGAAATACATTGGCGGACACAATGATGTCTTGGCCGGAGTCGTTACGGTAAAGGATGAATCATTGGGGGACACTCTGTCCATACACCATAATATGATCGGTGCTACGCTTTCTCCTTTTGACGGCTACCTGCTTCTAAGAGGATTGAAGACCCTGCACCTCAGAATGGATCGTGCAACAGAAAATGCAAAGCAACTCTCGGAATACTTCACCGGACACGAGGCGATTGATGAAGTCCTTTATCCCGGACGGACAGGCATGCTGAGTCTAAGGCTGAATAAGCAATATGATGTGGGTACTCTACTTGAAAATATAGAGGTCTGCACCTTTGCAGAAAGCCTGGGGGGTACCGAAACTTTCATAACTTTCCCATTTACGCAGACCCATGCAGATATGCCGGACGAAGAAAGGATAAAAAGAGGCATTGATGATCATCTGATCAGGCTTTCAATAGGTATAGAAGACATCAAAGATATCCGGGATGACTTGACCCAGGCGCTTGCCAAATCAAAAAGAGAAGTATGA
- the ssuE gene encoding NADPH-dependent FMN reductase has product MYDVVIVSGSPSQFSRSESVLKYIGVILAERGLSVRHVSVRDVPAKDLMFGNFNSPAVTDIAEDIHNARGVIVGSPVYKAAYSGVLKSLFDILPQDVLRDTPVLPIMSGGSISHLLAMEYTLKPLLSTLKGVPLKGVYYLDNQIDKESTEPILDSALISRTEKQIDYLIDKMNIEQTYT; this is encoded by the coding sequence ATGTACGATGTTGTGATTGTCTCAGGCAGTCCCTCGCAGTTCTCCAGGTCTGAAAGTGTCTTGAAATATATCGGCGTTATATTGGCGGAACGTGGCCTATCCGTCCGCCATGTATCCGTGCGGGACGTGCCAGCCAAAGATTTGATGTTCGGTAACTTCAATAGTCCAGCAGTCACTGATATTGCTGAAGACATCCATAATGCAAGAGGTGTCATTGTAGGTTCTCCAGTATACAAAGCTGCTTATTCTGGGGTGTTGAAAAGCCTCTTCGATATACTTCCGCAGGATGTATTAAGAGATACTCCTGTGCTGCCTATAATGTCAGGAGGGAGCATCTCCCACTTGCTTGCGATGGAATATACATTGAAACCCCTGCTCTCTACGCTGAAGGGTGTTCCCCTTAAAGGTGTCTATTACCTGGATAATCAGATTGACAAGGAAAGCACCGAACCCATTCTGGATAGTGCACTCATATCAAGGACCGAAAAACAGATAGACTACCTGATTGATAAGATGAATATCGAACAAACCTACACATAA
- a CDS encoding glutaredoxin family protein, producing the protein MNKKVNVLVWSKQGCSYCEEVKQYLEENHFDYQAIDVTENDHLRDILDVKYGIRHVPVVEVGFGNRYDAVTEVGIDALEDTLKHYRLSV; encoded by the coding sequence ATGAATAAAAAAGTGAATGTGCTGGTCTGGTCTAAGCAGGGCTGCTCCTACTGTGAAGAAGTGAAGCAGTATTTGGAAGAAAATCATTTCGATTATCAGGCTATAGATGTAACAGAAAACGACCATCTAAGGGATATCCTTGATGTAAAATATGGGATACGCCATGTGCCTGTGGTGGAAGTAGGCTTCGGCAACCGGTATGATGCCGTTACAGAAGTGGGGATAGACGCGTTGGAAGACACACTCAAACATTACAGGCTGTCGGTCTAG